One window of the Roseovarius sp. THAF9 genome contains the following:
- a CDS encoding TRAP transporter large permease subunit produces MLFGLDGVEIGLIIVFLCLFGGILSGFPVAFAIGGAGVISFGIIAGLDSAGLLIHQAIDRGSDAYRTLVGSGVKPESVSIFRYPDLPRVGEPVFPQGWETALDRNLSFVVNRMNERVFAGQSIETLLAVLMFVLMGITLERSKVANDLLTTMARVFGPLPGGLAVSVVVVGAFLAASTGIVGATVVTMGLLSLPTMLRNNYSPEIATGVIAASGTLGQIIPPSIVIVLLGTLAGDLYSVAQEARAQEAGCTDALTYLGEPAVVSVGTLFQAALLPGILLALLYALYAFGYALLNPSRAPAVELGATNAEAITRGEAFTWFLGIPVALVVGVLVLGQMNVIGSQSTSIDSFSEQGQSASLRTAVGAECKESMIELHGQAAWDRAVSEQESINESGGVTQSVRLTEEERAEMLERKIANAAPIGTGIAVMMLIFALVLTLARGVLPSQSPTPLIVGGIGIVLGLLIDILLIGPQWSSAATFAIMAIPVAVALYGCTHAAKRLAQNELIRVVFPPLVLIVAVLGSILGGITNPTPAAALGAGGAIMLAAYRKLKDQERSGKIIIFATFAIVIAIIVGINFDLRINVEGASAESWIAFIVAKAAYLYALFGLLFACWVLFAGGVLSPVVRETAKVTSMVFTILIGSQLLNLVVISFGGEHYIQQFLRSFDNEYKVFLIVMLVLFILGFVLDFLEIIYIVIPIVGPVIYGGTFDPKWVTIMIAVNLQTSFLTPPFGFALFYLRGVAPKEVTTGHIYRGVAPFVLIQVVGLAILWFFPDIVTIVPDLLGG; encoded by the coding sequence ATGTTGTTTGGACTGGATGGCGTCGAGATCGGCCTGATCATCGTGTTCCTGTGCCTCTTCGGAGGCATCTTGTCCGGCTTTCCGGTGGCCTTCGCCATTGGTGGCGCGGGGGTCATCTCTTTCGGTATCATCGCAGGTCTTGACAGTGCCGGCCTGCTGATCCACCAGGCGATCGACAGGGGCAGCGATGCCTATCGCACCCTGGTGGGATCAGGCGTGAAGCCCGAGTCCGTGTCTATATTCCGATACCCGGACCTGCCGCGCGTGGGCGAGCCGGTCTTTCCGCAGGGATGGGAAACGGCGCTGGACCGGAACTTAAGCTTCGTAGTCAACAGGATGAACGAACGGGTCTTCGCGGGGCAGTCGATCGAGACCCTGCTGGCCGTGCTGATGTTCGTGCTCATGGGCATCACGCTGGAACGCTCCAAGGTTGCCAACGACCTGCTGACAACGATGGCGCGGGTGTTCGGCCCGCTACCGGGCGGCCTTGCCGTGTCGGTTGTGGTGGTGGGTGCGTTTCTTGCCGCCTCCACCGGAATTGTCGGGGCAACTGTGGTCACGATGGGTCTGCTCAGCCTGCCGACAATGCTGCGCAACAACTACAGCCCAGAGATTGCCACGGGCGTGATCGCGGCCTCGGGCACACTGGGGCAGATCATTCCACCCTCGATCGTGATCGTCCTGCTGGGCACTCTGGCCGGTGATCTTTATTCGGTCGCACAGGAAGCGCGGGCGCAGGAGGCGGGCTGCACCGATGCGCTAACCTACCTGGGCGAGCCGGCCGTGGTCTCGGTCGGGACGCTCTTTCAGGCGGCTCTGCTTCCAGGCATCCTTTTGGCCTTGCTCTATGCGCTCTACGCTTTCGGCTACGCCCTGCTGAACCCGAGCAGGGCGCCGGCGGTCGAACTGGGCGCCACCAACGCCGAGGCGATCACCCGCGGCGAGGCTTTCACCTGGTTTTTGGGCATTCCGGTCGCGCTGGTTGTCGGGGTATTGGTGCTTGGTCAGATGAACGTGATTGGCAGCCAAAGTACGAGCATCGACAGCTTCAGCGAGCAAGGCCAGAGCGCCAGCCTGCGCACCGCCGTGGGCGCTGAGTGCAAGGAATCCATGATCGAACTGCATGGTCAGGCGGCCTGGGACCGGGCAGTGTCCGAACAGGAGTCCATCAACGAGTCCGGCGGCGTGACCCAAAGCGTGCGTCTGACCGAAGAAGAACGCGCCGAGATGCTTGAGCGCAAGATCGCGAACGCGGCGCCCATCGGTACTGGCATCGCCGTCATGATGCTGATTTTCGCGCTCGTCCTGACGCTGGCGCGCGGTGTTCTGCCATCGCAAAGCCCCACGCCGTTGATTGTTGGGGGAATCGGGATCGTGCTGGGTCTGCTGATCGATATCCTGCTGATCGGCCCTCAGTGGAGTTCGGCCGCTACCTTTGCGATCATGGCAATCCCCGTGGCGGTGGCGCTTTATGGCTGCACTCATGCCGCAAAACGACTGGCGCAGAACGAGCTGATCCGCGTGGTCTTTCCGCCGCTCGTGCTAATCGTGGCGGTTCTGGGCTCGATCTTGGGCGGGATCACCAATCCAACGCCGGCCGCGGCCTTGGGTGCGGGCGGGGCGATCATGCTTGCTGCCTATCGCAAGCTGAAAGACCAGGAACGTTCGGGCAAGATCATCATATTCGCCACTTTCGCGATCGTCATAGCCATTATTGTGGGCATCAACTTCGACTTGCGGATCAACGTTGAGGGCGCCTCGGCCGAAAGCTGGATCGCGTTCATCGTGGCCAAAGCAGCCTATCTCTATGCGCTGTTCGGCTTGCTGTTCGCCTGCTGGGTGCTTTTTGCCGGCGGGGTGCTCAGCCCGGTGGTGCGCGAGACCGCCAAGGTGACCAGCATGGTTTTCACCATCCTGATTGGCTCGCAGCTTCTAAACCTCGTGGTGATCTCGTTCGGCGGTGAACACTATATCCAGCAGTTCCTGCGCTCGTTCGACAACGAGTACAAGGTTTTCCTGATCGTGATGCTGGTGCTGTTCATCCTGGGCTTCGTGCTCGACTTTCTCGAGATCATCTACATCGTGATCCCGATTGTCGGGCCTGTCATTTACGGAGGCACGTTCGACCCGAAATGGGTGACGATCATGATCGCGGTCAACCTTCAGACGTCATTCCTGACGCCGCCCTTCGGCTTTGCGCTGTTCTATCTCAGAGGTGTCGCCCCCAAGGAGGTGACGACGGGCCACATCTATCGTGGAGTCGCACCCTTCGTTCTGATCCAGGTGGTCGGACTGGCGATCTTGTGGTTTTTCCCGGATATCGTCACGATCGTCCCGGACCTGCTGGGCGGCTGA
- a CDS encoding TRAP transporter small permease subunit translates to MDETEAAGTGFAILDAILWFFGSIIGSFYDLAYAITHPGLWLNWADKEAIMRFVYYGGSVEFFFVIFTFVLVLTAIGIWRNSFMWGCVRVMEGFANITGRLFAWAGLIMVLQQIVIVFIQRIFVRPDISFGFGVPLAFDISWWAEALKFHNALVIALCCTYTFVQGGHVRVDLVYAAVKFRTQRLIDMIGCVVFMAPMAVLIWMYGWYFMWRHLITPKPSASESLERLMMKARAVRWNVETIGFSPNGFNGYFLFKVLMVAFAGMVFIQSVAFFYRSYLEWKEGPESDGKYLDKDSLGEGEEAYEGTH, encoded by the coding sequence ATGGACGAGACTGAAGCGGCCGGCACCGGGTTCGCCATACTGGATGCGATACTCTGGTTCTTCGGCAGTATTATCGGATCGTTCTACGACTTGGCATACGCGATCACGCATCCGGGGTTGTGGCTGAACTGGGCCGACAAGGAAGCAATCATGCGGTTCGTCTATTACGGCGGATCGGTCGAGTTTTTCTTCGTCATCTTCACCTTCGTACTGGTCCTGACAGCCATCGGGATATGGCGCAACAGCTTCATGTGGGGTTGTGTGCGGGTGATGGAGGGGTTTGCCAACATCACCGGCCGGCTTTTTGCCTGGGCTGGCCTCATCATGGTGCTCCAGCAAATCGTCATCGTCTTCATACAGCGGATATTCGTGCGGCCGGATATCTCGTTCGGCTTCGGTGTTCCGCTGGCCTTCGACATCAGCTGGTGGGCCGAAGCGCTGAAATTTCACAACGCGCTGGTGATTGCACTGTGCTGTACCTACACCTTTGTCCAAGGGGGACACGTGCGGGTCGACCTCGTCTATGCCGCGGTTAAATTTCGCACGCAACGCCTTATCGACATGATCGGCTGTGTCGTCTTCATGGCGCCCATGGCCGTGCTGATCTGGATGTACGGCTGGTACTTTATGTGGCGGCACCTGATCACGCCGAAACCTTCGGCATCGGAATCCCTGGAACGGCTGATGATGAAGGCCCGCGCTGTCCGCTGGAACGTAGAAACAATCGGCTTCAGCCCGAACGGGTTTAACGGGTATTTCCTGTTCAAGGTCCTGATGGTCGCCTTCGCGGGGATGGTGTTCATCCAGTCCGTCGCCTTCTTCTACCGCTCCTACCTCGAATGGAAGGAGGGCCCGGAAAGCGACGGCAAATACCTTGACAAGGACAGCCTCGGAGAAGGCGAAGAAGCCTATGAGGGGACACACTGA
- a CDS encoding TRAP transporter substrate-binding protein, producing the protein MDRRSFLKNTALGGSAAAATSLAAPAYAQGNRTLTMVTTWGRGLAGVHDAAQYCADQITAMSDGQLTVDLKAAGELVGAFEVFDAVTAGQADMYHGVDYYFLGQHPALSFYSQIPFGMTFQEYSNWWYIDGGKELGDELYSIFGLKAFPCGNTGPQSGGWFAKEINSPEDFQGLRFRMPGQGGEVLGKLGASVQNLPGSEVYQALSSGAIDGTEWIGPWADEKAGFQEITKTYYTAGFHEPGPNLNCVVGLEVYESLTPAQQSIISNAAQATNIWNMSQFMANNGAALQRLQSSGVTLREFPDEVWDAFGAAAQEVLQQNMGDELYKKAYDSYRESLESSASWISRSEGSFRSQRDRVLDI; encoded by the coding sequence ATGGATCGTCGTTCATTTCTGAAGAATACTGCACTGGGCGGGTCGGCTGCGGCCGCTACGTCGCTGGCCGCACCGGCCTATGCCCAAGGCAACCGCACCCTGACCATGGTCACAACCTGGGGCCGCGGACTGGCCGGTGTGCATGACGCCGCACAGTATTGCGCCGACCAGATCACCGCGATGAGCGACGGCCAACTGACCGTCGACCTGAAAGCTGCCGGCGAACTCGTCGGCGCGTTCGAGGTGTTCGATGCTGTCACCGCCGGCCAAGCGGATATGTATCATGGTGTCGATTACTACTTCCTCGGTCAGCACCCGGCGCTGTCGTTCTACTCGCAGATCCCGTTCGGCATGACCTTCCAGGAATATTCCAACTGGTGGTACATCGACGGCGGCAAGGAGCTGGGCGACGAGCTTTACTCGATCTTCGGCCTGAAAGCGTTCCCCTGTGGCAACACCGGCCCTCAGTCGGGCGGATGGTTCGCTAAGGAAATCAACTCGCCCGAGGATTTCCAGGGCCTGCGCTTCCGTATGCCCGGCCAGGGCGGCGAAGTGCTGGGCAAGCTGGGCGCCAGCGTTCAGAACCTGCCCGGTTCCGAAGTGTATCAGGCGCTGTCGTCGGGTGCCATCGACGGTACCGAATGGATCGGCCCCTGGGCGGACGAGAAGGCTGGCTTCCAGGAGATCACCAAGACCTACTATACCGCCGGCTTCCACGAACCCGGCCCGAACCTGAACTGCGTTGTCGGCCTCGAAGTCTACGAGAGCCTGACCCCGGCGCAGCAGTCGATCATCTCGAACGCGGCGCAAGCCACCAACATCTGGAACATGTCTCAGTTCATGGCCAACAACGGTGCGGCGCTTCAGCGTCTGCAATCGTCGGGCGTCACCCTGCGCGAATTCCCCGACGAGGTTTGGGATGCGTTCGGCGCCGCGGCACAGGAAGTTCTGCAGCAGAACATGGGCGACGAACTGTACAAGAAAGCCTATGACAGCTACCGCGAGTCGTTGGAAAGCTCGGCCTCATGGATCAGCCGGTCCGAAGGCAGCTTCCGTTCGCAGCGCGACCGGGTCCTGGACATCTGA
- a CDS encoding cache domain-containing protein, which translates to MIRPHLNYGQKLFLTATLPLILAMVTISVLVTLQSRQMAEREIHSLEEKLIAAKRDELKNYLSLARTAIINIYGRAAPDDETAKLEVTQILSAMIYGQDGYFFVFDYDGNNLVSPRHTQLIGRNWSGMQDESGVPITDELIRIARTGGGYHSYQWTKPSTGEKAQIVTYVVGLQDWRWAIGTGVFIDDVIATVNSARATVEQRVQRTFLYIGGLTMGALLLVFTSGLFVNIRERRVADAKLKKLTQRVFDAQEEERGRVARELHDGISQILVGVRYALDSARRRFETGDARAGETLDRGILNLSAAIQEVRRISRDLRPGVLDDLGVGPALKSLVEDFGARTGIKTEFRTVPFRNRLDDDAKTALYRVAQEALTNIERHADATCVSVDVRGHKSGATLRISDNGRGLDLGRSLAMNSQGLGLRNMQERIEQLDGTLRILSSKSGTVIEADVPLTHMLQPEDGSGSGKETKASA; encoded by the coding sequence ATGATCCGACCGCATCTGAATTATGGTCAGAAACTGTTTTTGACGGCGACACTGCCGCTCATTCTGGCCATGGTGACGATTTCCGTTCTGGTAACCTTGCAGTCCCGGCAGATGGCGGAGCGTGAGATTCACTCGCTCGAGGAAAAGCTGATTGCGGCCAAGCGGGACGAGCTGAAGAATTATCTGTCGCTCGCCAGGACCGCGATCATCAACATATATGGCCGCGCGGCACCGGACGACGAGACCGCCAAGCTTGAAGTCACGCAGATCCTTTCCGCCATGATTTACGGACAAGACGGTTATTTCTTCGTCTTTGACTATGACGGCAACAACCTTGTCAGCCCCCGTCATACCCAGCTTATCGGGCGCAACTGGAGCGGAATGCAGGACGAATCCGGCGTCCCGATTACCGACGAACTGATCCGCATCGCCCGAACCGGCGGCGGCTATCACAGTTACCAATGGACCAAGCCGTCGACGGGCGAAAAGGCACAGATCGTTACCTATGTCGTCGGGCTGCAGGATTGGAGATGGGCCATCGGCACGGGTGTCTTCATCGACGATGTCATCGCAACTGTGAACAGCGCGCGTGCCACGGTCGAGCAGCGCGTCCAACGCACGTTTCTTTATATCGGTGGCCTGACCATGGGAGCGCTTTTGCTTGTGTTCACCTCGGGTCTTTTCGTCAACATCCGTGAGCGCCGGGTTGCAGACGCCAAGCTGAAGAAACTGACCCAACGGGTATTCGACGCCCAGGAAGAGGAGCGCGGACGTGTGGCGCGCGAATTGCATGACGGCATCAGCCAGATCCTAGTGGGTGTCCGCTATGCCCTCGACAGCGCCCGCCGCCGGTTCGAAACCGGAGATGCACGTGCCGGAGAAACACTGGATCGTGGCATCCTGAATCTTTCGGCCGCGATCCAGGAAGTGCGCCGCATTTCGCGCGACTTGCGGCCCGGAGTGCTGGACGATCTGGGCGTCGGTCCCGCGCTGAAATCTCTGGTCGAGGATTTCGGCGCACGCACGGGCATCAAGACCGAATTTCGCACCGTACCTTTCCGCAACCGGCTTGACGACGACGCCAAGACCGCGCTTTACCGTGTCGCGCAGGAAGCACTTACAAACATCGAACGCCACGCCGATGCCACCTGCGTGTCAGTCGATGTGCGCGGTCACAAGAGCGGCGCGACCTTACGGATCTCGGACAATGGTCGGGGGCTGGACCTGGGCCGATCCCTTGCCATGAACTCGCAAGGGTTGGGCCTGCGCAACATGCAGGAACGGATCGAACAACTGGACGGCACGCTGCGCATCCTGAGCTCGAAGAGCGGGACCGTGATCGAGGCCGACGTGCCGCTGACTCATATGCTGCAACCCGAAGACGGCTCCGGGTCTGGCAAGGAAACAAAGGCAAGCGCATGA
- a CDS encoding response regulator transcription factor — translation MTATIRIAIVDDHPMVAEGIEAILESYDDIEVVATLSSGQDIIDKAPALDPDVILLDLNMPGLGGLSTTEILLERRPDTRILILSMHDSPEYINSALGHGAMGYVLKDVPTDEIKRAIEAVSRGERYLCTGAKGSLTPDIRDGRVQLTNREQTILLQLALGKSNKAVAQSLEISVRTVETHRKNIKRKLGISSTAGLTRYAMEHGVLQGTGVSL, via the coding sequence ATGACTGCAACCATCCGTATCGCCATCGTTGACGACCACCCTATGGTGGCCGAGGGCATCGAAGCCATCCTCGAAAGCTATGACGATATCGAAGTCGTCGCGACCCTGTCTTCGGGGCAGGACATCATCGACAAGGCCCCTGCCCTCGATCCCGATGTGATCCTGCTGGACCTGAACATGCCAGGCCTCGGCGGGCTTTCTACTACCGAAATTCTGCTGGAACGCCGACCGGATACGCGCATCCTGATCCTGTCGATGCATGACAGCCCCGAATACATCAACTCCGCTCTGGGACATGGCGCAATGGGCTACGTGCTTAAGGACGTGCCGACGGATGAGATAAAGCGCGCCATCGAAGCGGTCAGCCGAGGCGAGCGCTATCTTTGCACCGGGGCGAAGGGCTCGCTTACACCGGACATCAGGGACGGGCGCGTTCAGCTGACCAACCGCGAACAGACGATCTTGCTGCAATTGGCGCTGGGCAAGTCGAACAAGGCGGTGGCGCAGAGTTTGGAAATCTCGGTGCGCACCGTGGAAACCCATCGCAAGAACATCAAGCGCAAGCTTGGGATCAGTTCGACAGCTGGTCTCACGCGCTATGCGATGGAACATGGCGTGCTTCAGGGGACGGGTGTCTCGCTCTAA
- a CDS encoding PhoX family phosphatase, producing MKDADHTRLSADDWDEKMHPRPEETEFDRVVEAAISRRGFLGGVLAFGSGATAMGMGPALLSGTTAQAQTASRFAFGPIAIQTDHTVHVPEGYGWDVLVRWGDPIFPDTPEFDHDTGGAVDSADRVFGENTDGMESFQVGGRQILAINHEYTNPEVNLPHTEDGTPTGLDDVRKLQNLQGVAVIEVAEDAEGWIVVKDSPLNRRITHLTPMTIAGPAAGHELMKTKADPTGTESLGTFNNCGSGKTPWGTYLTCEENFNGYFGATGQIKASTEVIAGYERYGIGPDGWDYDYHKWDARFDVSKNPNEPHRAGWVVEIDPADPESTPVKHTGLGRFKHENAEVVLAPDGRVVVYMGDDERGEFMYRFVSNGTYTPGGSTEGLLDDGTLSAAKFNDDQTGEWLALTPETTGMDSLAESRIFARQAGSAVGATTMDRPEWIAANPHAVEAYCCLTNNKNRGVKPNAGGDETPVNGPNPRQTNKYGQIVRWRPENDDHAADRFTWDLYVMAGNPDVYNNTYGGSENITAGNMFNSPDGMAFDTAGLVWIQTDGDDSNAGEFEGMGNNQMLAGDPVTGEIARFLTGPKGSEVTGLTWSTDRRTMFVGIQHPDAPFPDGEGKLPRSSIITVKREDGAPLG from the coding sequence ATGAAAGATGCTGACCACACCCGTTTGAGCGCCGACGACTGGGACGAAAAGATGCATCCGCGTCCCGAAGAGACCGAGTTCGACCGCGTGGTCGAGGCCGCCATTTCGCGCCGCGGCTTTCTGGGCGGGGTCCTGGCCTTTGGTTCGGGCGCAACGGCGATGGGCATGGGGCCCGCGCTGCTGTCAGGCACCACTGCGCAGGCGCAAACGGCGAGTCGCTTTGCCTTTGGGCCGATCGCGATCCAAACCGACCACACCGTTCATGTGCCCGAAGGCTACGGATGGGACGTGCTGGTGCGCTGGGGCGATCCGATTTTCCCCGATACGCCGGAGTTCGATCATGACACCGGCGGCGCCGTCGACAGCGCCGACCGCGTCTTTGGTGAGAACACCGACGGGATGGAAAGCTTTCAGGTTGGAGGACGCCAGATTTTGGCCATCAACCACGAATACACCAATCCCGAGGTGAACCTGCCCCATACCGAGGACGGCACGCCGACTGGCCTCGACGATGTGCGCAAACTGCAAAACCTTCAGGGTGTCGCGGTGATCGAGGTCGCCGAAGATGCGGAGGGCTGGATTGTGGTCAAGGACAGCCCGCTGAACCGCCGCATCACCCACCTGACGCCGATGACCATCGCGGGTCCGGCTGCTGGGCATGAGCTGATGAAGACCAAGGCCGACCCGACCGGCACCGAAAGCCTGGGCACCTTCAATAACTGCGGATCGGGTAAAACGCCCTGGGGCACCTATCTGACCTGCGAGGAGAACTTTAATGGCTATTTCGGTGCCACCGGTCAAATCAAAGCCAGCACCGAGGTCATTGCGGGGTACGAAAGGTACGGCATCGGCCCCGATGGCTGGGACTACGATTATCACAAATGGGACGCGCGTTTCGACGTCTCGAAAAATCCCAACGAGCCGCACCGGGCCGGCTGGGTGGTCGAGATTGACCCCGCCGATCCCGAAAGCACGCCGGTCAAGCATACCGGCCTTGGCCGGTTCAAGCACGAGAATGCCGAGGTGGTATTGGCGCCCGATGGGCGGGTCGTAGTCTACATGGGCGACGACGAGCGGGGCGAGTTCATGTATCGGTTCGTATCGAACGGCACCTACACGCCGGGCGGCTCTACCGAGGGGCTGCTGGATGACGGCACACTTTCGGCGGCAAAGTTCAACGACGATCAGACCGGTGAATGGCTGGCTCTGACGCCAGAGACGACGGGCATGGACAGCCTTGCCGAGAGCCGGATCTTTGCCCGTCAGGCGGGCTCGGCGGTCGGCGCCACGACCATGGACCGCCCGGAGTGGATCGCAGCGAACCCTCATGCGGTGGAGGCCTATTGCTGTCTGACCAACAACAAGAACCGTGGCGTCAAACCCAACGCGGGCGGGGATGAGACCCCGGTCAACGGTCCCAATCCGCGCCAGACCAACAAGTATGGCCAGATCGTCCGCTGGAGACCAGAAAATGACGATCATGCCGCTGACCGTTTCACTTGGGACCTCTACGTCATGGCGGGCAACCCCGACGTCTACAACAACACATATGGCGGTTCCGAGAACATCACGGCTGGCAACATGTTCAACTCTCCCGACGGGATGGCCTTCGACACTGCGGGTCTGGTCTGGATCCAGACCGATGGCGACGACAGCAACGCGGGCGAATTCGAAGGCATGGGCAACAACCAGATGCTGGCGGGCGATCCGGTGACCGGCGAAATCGCCCGGTTCCTAACGGGGCCGAAAGGATCCGAGGTGACAGGGCTGACCTGGTCGACCGACCGGCGCACGATGTTCGTAGGCATACAGCATCCCGACGCGCCGTTCCCCGATGGCGAAGGCAAGCTGCCGCGGTCCTCGATCATAACCGTCAAGCGAGAAGACGGAGCGCCGCTGGGATAA
- a CDS encoding acetolactate synthase 3 large subunit, producing the protein MTRQMTGAKMVVQALKDQGVDVVFGYPGGAVLPIYDEIFQQNDIRHILVRHEQGAVHAAEGYARSTGKPGVVLVTSGPGATNAVTGLTDALMDSIPLIVLTGQVPTFMIGSDAFQEADTVGITRPCTKHNWLVKETERLAQTIHEAFHVATSGRPGPVLVDIPKDVQFASAKYLEPAQTKTSHYQPQTTGDIDTITELVEALEQAERPIFYTGGGVINSGDEATALLRELVEVTGIPITSTLMGLGCYPASGKNWLGMLGMHGLYEANMAMHDCDLMINIGARFDDRITGRLDAFSPGSQRAHIDIDPSSINKVIRTDFPIVGDVKEVLRQMLSVWKERGSKVNREAIRNWWGRIEEWKKINCLAFSQAGKTIKPQHAMHRLEELTKGHDRYICTEVGQHQMWAAQYLGFEDPNRWMTSGGLGTMGYGFPASIGVQVAHPEALVINVAGEASWLMNMQEMGTAVQYRLPVKQFILNNERLGMVRQWQELLHGERYSHSWSDALPDFVKLAEAFGAKGIQCSDPADLDDAIMEMLNYDGPVIFDCLVEKHENCFPMIPSGKAHNEMLLGETASTADAIDAGGAVLV; encoded by the coding sequence ATGACACGTCAGATGACCGGAGCGAAAATGGTGGTTCAGGCCCTGAAGGATCAGGGTGTGGACGTCGTATTCGGATATCCCGGCGGCGCGGTGCTACCGATTTATGACGAGATTTTTCAGCAGAACGACATCCGGCACATCCTCGTTCGGCATGAGCAGGGTGCGGTGCACGCCGCCGAAGGCTATGCCCGGTCGACCGGAAAGCCGGGCGTCGTTCTGGTGACCTCGGGTCCAGGGGCGACCAACGCGGTGACTGGCTTGACCGACGCGCTTATGGATTCGATCCCGCTGATTGTGCTGACCGGCCAGGTACCCACATTCATGATCGGCTCTGACGCATTTCAGGAGGCCGACACGGTCGGCATTACCCGCCCCTGCACCAAGCACAACTGGCTGGTCAAGGAAACCGAGCGTCTGGCCCAGACCATCCACGAGGCGTTTCACGTGGCGACCTCGGGCCGTCCGGGTCCGGTACTGGTGGACATCCCGAAAGACGTGCAGTTCGCTTCGGCCAAGTACCTGGAGCCTGCGCAGACCAAGACCTCGCATTATCAGCCCCAGACCACGGGCGACATCGACACGATCACCGAACTGGTCGAGGCGCTGGAGCAGGCCGAGCGGCCGATATTCTACACCGGCGGGGGCGTCATCAATTCCGGCGACGAGGCGACCGCGCTTCTGCGCGAGTTGGTCGAGGTGACGGGTATCCCGATCACATCGACCCTGATGGGCCTTGGCTGCTACCCGGCGTCGGGCAAGAACTGGCTGGGTATGCTGGGCATGCACGGCCTCTACGAAGCCAACATGGCGATGCATGACTGCGACCTCATGATCAATATCGGCGCGCGGTTCGACGACCGGATCACAGGGCGGCTGGACGCGTTTTCGCCCGGGTCGCAGCGGGCACATATCGATATCGACCCGTCCTCTATCAACAAGGTGATCCGGACAGACTTCCCCATCGTGGGCGACGTGAAGGAGGTTCTGCGCCAGATGCTGTCGGTCTGGAAAGAGCGCGGCAGCAAGGTCAACCGTGAAGCCATTCGCAACTGGTGGGGCCGGATCGAAGAATGGAAGAAGATCAACTGCCTGGCCTTCAGCCAAGCGGGCAAGACGATCAAGCCCCAACACGCAATGCACCGTCTGGAAGAGCTGACCAAAGGGCATGATCGCTACATCTGCACCGAAGTGGGCCAGCACCAGATGTGGGCGGCGCAATACCTTGGGTTCGAAGACCCCAACCGCTGGATGACGTCCGGCGGTCTGGGCACGATGGGATACGGCTTCCCGGCCTCTATCGGCGTTCAGGTGGCCCATCCCGAGGCGCTGGTGATCAACGTCGCGGGCGAGGCGTCGTGGCTGATGAACATGCAGGAAATGGGCACAGCGGTGCAATACCGCCTGCCGGTCAAGCAGTTCATTCTCAACAACGAGCGCCTTGGCATGGTGCGCCAGTGGCAGGAGCTGCTGCATGGCGAGCGTTATTCGCACTCGTGGTCTGACGCCCTCCCCGATTTCGTCAAGCTGGCAGAAGCGTTCGGTGCGAAGGGTATCCAATGTTCGGATCCTGCCGATCTGGACGATGCGATCATGGAGATGCTGAACTACGACGGACCGGTGATTTTCGATTGCCTGGTCGAGAAGCACGAGAACTGCTTCCCGATGATCCCGTCGGGCAAGGCCCACAACGAGATGCTGCTGGGCGAGACTGCGTCGACCGCGGATGCCATCGACGCAGGCGGGGCGGTGCTGGTCTAG
- the ilvN gene encoding acetolactate synthase small subunit, with translation MSALKIKKGASSHSAYNLRPTFSDAEERHTLAVIVDNEPGVLARVIGLFSGRGYNIDSLTVAEVDHTGHMSRITIVTTGTPQIIEQIKAQLGRIVVVHEVHDLTVEGRAVERELALLRVTGTGDKRVEALRLADIFRANVVDSTLDSFVFEITGTSEKVDAFADLMRPLGLEEIARTGVAALSRGN, from the coding sequence ATGTCAGCCCTGAAAATCAAGAAAGGCGCGTCCAGCCATTCCGCCTATAACTTGCGGCCCACGTTTTCGGACGCAGAAGAGCGCCACACGCTGGCCGTCATCGTGGATAACGAGCCGGGCGTTCTGGCCCGCGTGATCGGCCTCTTTTCAGGACGCGGCTATAACATCGACAGCCTGACCGTGGCCGAAGTGGATCACACCGGCCATATGTCCCGCATCACCATTGTCACTACTGGCACGCCTCAAATCATCGAGCAGATCAAGGCGCAACTTGGCCGGATCGTGGTGGTGCACGAAGTCCACGACCTGACCGTCGAGGGCCGCGCGGTAGAGCGGGAGCTGGCGCTGTTGCGCGTCACCGGCACCGGGGACAAGCGTGTCGAAGCGTTGCGGCTGGCGGATATCTTCCGTGCCAATGTAGTGGACAGCACGTTGGACAGCTTCGTGTTTGAGATCACCGGCACGTCGGAAAAGGTTGACGCTTTCGCCGACCTCATGCGTCCGTTGGGCCTTGAAGAGATCGCCCGTACAGGCGTTGCGGCGTTGTCCCGCGGAAACTGA